CCAACCCAGGCCCGCACTGGAGGGATGGTCAAAAAAGGTGCCCGGCTCCGTTAAGGTCACCTGGGTCGGGTCCAGATCGTACTCGTTGATAATGATATCCTTGTCTTCCATCACATTTCCGATGCATCTGGAAACCCAGGTGTTGTCTATCGGTTTCTCCGTGGACACCTTTTGCGCCGCTTCTGACCATGTCTGATGCATGGCGGCGTGGGAGGCGGCATACCCTTCCTTTCGGCCCGCCAGTTCTTTTTCACGCCCTGTGAGACGCTTCTCGAGCGCACTTCGAAGCGCAACGAGACCCGCCGCCGTCTCCGACCGAATCTGAAGGTCTGATGGGAATCCGCGTATCGGATAATTCGAAAAATTTGGATCAATCCCAAGTTGAATGATGCGCGTTTCCATCCGCGGCTGAACTCTCGAAGGAATCCAAGGCACATCTGACTCAACGATGAGGATGACATCGGCCTTGTCAAACTCCGCCGAAACGTCATATCCCTGGTGAAGTGGATGGTTGGTGGGAAAATTCATGTACATGTGATTCATGCGATCCTCATAGACCGGCAGGGCCGACGTCTCCGCCAAAGCGACAAGCTCGGCCACGGCGGCCGGGTCGCGGCCGGCGGATCCGGTTTGAATCACTGGATGTTTGGCACCGGCGAGCATATCTGCGGCCTGCTCAATCGCGGCCGGATCGGGGTGTATCCGGGTCGGAAGCGTGGTGCGGCGGGAGGGGAAAAAAGAGAACTCTTTTTGTGCTTCCGAAAGCACTTCCCGGGGGAGGGAAAGGTAAACCGGCCCTTTCGGAGTTGATTCCGCGAGACCGAGTGCCCTGTCAACGACGGTTTCGAGCTGCTCGAAGTTCCGCAACTCGTAATCCCATTTCACGAACTCCCGCAACATTGCCGCCTGATCAAACGATTCCTGTCCCCAATGAATGAAAACCGCCCGGCTTCCTCTCATTCCGGATTCGGTGATGGGAGTCCGG
The sequence above is drawn from the bacterium genome and encodes:
- a CDS encoding thiamine pyrophosphate-requiring protein, encoding MEKKRIAVETTGEAYLALLGERGIDYFFGNGGTDFPPIIEAFAKLSAEGRLVPKPILVPHEMAAVSMAHGYTMVTGRPQVVMVHVSVGTSNALTGVINASRMNIPMFFTAGRTPITESGMRGSRAVFIHWGQESFDQAAMLREFVKWDYELRNFEQLETVVDRALGLAESTPKGPVYLSLPREVLSEAQKEFSFFPSRRTTLPTRIHPDPAAIEQAADMLAGAKHPVIQTGSAGRDPAAVAELVALAETSALPVYEDRMNHMYMNFPTNHPLHQGYDVSAEFDKADVILIVESDVPWIPSRVQPRMETRIIQLGIDPNFSNYPIRGFPSDLQIRSETAAGLVALRSALEKRLTGREKELAGRKEGYAASHAAMHQTWSEAAQKVSTEKPIDNTWVSRCIGNVMEDKDIIINEYDLDPTQVTLTEPGTFFDHPSSAGLGWGFGAALGAKLASPDRTVFLACGDGAYIFSNPVACHWVSRASKLPIVVVVFNNATWGSVKRNAKMMYPDGWAVGQDAYAFTSLEPSPAFEKICEASGGYGERVEEPDQVLPALERALRAVKEEGRQALLNIICKKP